A genomic region of uncultured Paludibaculum sp. contains the following coding sequences:
- a CDS encoding PEP-CTERM sorting domain-containing protein, translating into MTVLVAATSLTLQKRRKPEPAVEQDPAYYSLLEKLWMDRQELPTRLVYPYSVVSGGVETPEEVLAAAQHDPLVAAHYRDFDFQHATVTTLRDARLAHVSYRMDDKIFWTKKKVKIPAGERVVTDGKNYIRGRCGNRLLDTSPPQVSAHEPPEEVMNTPDLPVLALTVPQPGTPPILGTVGGAAPSESEPTSPAGLAPYDAGAPDLIPPSSTHAGPVGGGYIIPPMVCCGGYGITPSSSNPVPTTPPVITPPPSTPPPVNPPVTPPPVTPPPVTPPSSPDVNPPPVTPPPVNPPPVTPPGDNPPVTPPPDNPPPVTPPPVNPPPVTPPPENPPVVYPPPGTPPGTPDGPPPLEPPPVDPPPVNPPPVVPPPLSEVPEPSTFGLMAAGLAVLAWSARRRGKQ; encoded by the coding sequence TTGACCGTTCTGGTCGCCGCCACCAGTCTCACCCTCCAGAAGCGCCGTAAGCCGGAGCCGGCCGTTGAACAGGACCCCGCCTACTATTCGCTCCTGGAGAAACTCTGGATGGATCGGCAGGAGCTGCCGACCCGTCTCGTCTACCCCTATTCCGTTGTGTCCGGCGGTGTTGAGACGCCGGAAGAGGTCCTCGCTGCGGCCCAACACGATCCGTTGGTTGCCGCGCACTATCGTGACTTCGACTTCCAGCACGCCACGGTCACTACGCTCCGCGATGCCCGGCTCGCCCATGTTTCCTACCGCATGGACGACAAGATCTTCTGGACGAAGAAGAAGGTCAAGATCCCGGCTGGAGAACGAGTGGTCACCGACGGCAAGAACTACATCCGGGGCCGCTGCGGAAATCGTCTGCTCGACACCTCGCCACCGCAAGTCAGTGCGCACGAGCCACCCGAGGAAGTGATGAACACGCCGGACCTGCCGGTGCTCGCCCTCACTGTGCCTCAACCTGGCACACCGCCGATCCTCGGCACCGTCGGTGGCGCGGCTCCGTCCGAAAGCGAGCCAACCAGCCCTGCCGGCCTGGCACCCTATGACGCCGGCGCTCCGGACCTTATCCCGCCCAGCTCGACTCACGCCGGCCCTGTGGGCGGCGGATACATCATTCCGCCCATGGTTTGTTGCGGCGGCTACGGGATCACTCCTTCGTCCTCCAACCCCGTACCAACGACGCCACCAGTCATCACACCGCCGCCGTCGACCCCTCCGCCGGTCAACCCGCCGGTGACGCCGCCACCGGTGACTCCTCCACCCGTGACGCCACCCTCATCGCCGGATGTGAACCCACCCCCGGTGACGCCGCCTCCGGTGAATCCACCGCCAGTGACGCCGCCCGGCGACAATCCTCCGGTGACTCCGCCCCCGGACAATCCGCCTCCGGTGACGCCACCTCCGGTGAACCCACCACCTGTGACGCCGCCACCTGAGAATCCGCCGGTGGTGTACCCACCTCCGGGCACGCCGCCAGGGACACCCGACGGGCCGCCGCCGCTGGAACCACCTCCCGTGGATCCGCCACCGGTGAATCCACCGCCTGTGGTCCCTCCGCCCCTCAGTGAGGTGCCGGAACCCTCTACCTTTGGGCTGATGGCTGCTGGACTTGCGGTGCTGGCTTGGTCAGCCCGACGCCGCGGGAAACAATAG
- a CDS encoding response regulator transcription factor, protein MSEAITVLLADDHSLVRKGFRRMLEDDEGVQVVGEAANGPQAIEMALRLKPAVIVMDLAMPELDGIQATAQILKQLPKTGILILSMYSEDTYVRNAFAAGARGYLLKNALEVDLPYAIKEVAAGRTVIAPGLNLPTQEPDSDESKLTQREREVLRYIVQGKSNKEIAGILGLSVNTVSVHRANLMQALGIHRTADLVVYAIRKGLVALPEPPGPE, encoded by the coding sequence ATGAGTGAGGCGATCACAGTTTTGCTCGCCGATGATCATTCCCTGGTGCGGAAGGGATTCCGGCGCATGCTGGAGGACGACGAAGGCGTCCAGGTGGTCGGAGAGGCCGCCAATGGTCCGCAGGCCATCGAGATGGCACTGCGGCTGAAACCCGCCGTCATCGTGATGGACCTGGCCATGCCGGAGCTCGACGGCATTCAGGCCACCGCGCAGATTCTCAAGCAGTTGCCCAAGACCGGAATCCTCATCCTGTCGATGTACTCCGAGGATACGTACGTCCGCAACGCCTTCGCTGCCGGGGCGCGCGGTTACCTGCTGAAGAACGCCCTCGAAGTCGATCTCCCCTATGCCATCAAGGAAGTGGCCGCCGGCCGCACCGTCATCGCGCCGGGTCTCAATCTGCCGACGCAGGAGCCGGACAGCGACGAAAGCAAGCTGACGCAGCGCGAACGCGAGGTGCTCCGCTACATCGTCCAGGGCAAGTCGAACAAGGAGATCGCCGGCATCCTTGGACTGAGCGTCAACACCGTGAGCGTCCATCGAGCCAACCTGATGCAGGCGCTTGGCATCCACCGCACGGCGGACCTTGTTGTCTATGCCATCCGCAAAGGTCTGGTGGCGTTGCCTGAACCACCCGGGCCGGAGTGA
- a CDS encoding response regulator transcription factor, with translation MTIRVLIAEDQAMVLGALAALLSTEHDLEVTGQARDGVEALSLLDGARPDVVLADIEMPNMTGLELAAEVRRQKRAAKVIILTTFARPGYLRRALEAGVTGYLLKDSPAATLADAIRRVHAGGRAIDPELAAEAWTEPDVLTERERQVLRLAGEGATSSDIAYKLSLSEGTVRNYLSEAISKLGAANRVDAARIARQRGWL, from the coding sequence TTGACGATTCGGGTGCTGATCGCCGAAGACCAGGCTATGGTGCTGGGCGCTCTAGCCGCGCTGCTTTCTACTGAGCACGATCTGGAAGTTACCGGACAGGCGCGCGACGGCGTCGAAGCCTTGTCGCTGCTGGATGGCGCCCGGCCCGACGTCGTGCTGGCCGACATCGAGATGCCGAACATGACCGGGCTGGAACTGGCCGCCGAAGTCCGGCGGCAGAAGCGCGCGGCGAAGGTGATCATCCTGACGACCTTTGCGCGACCAGGCTACCTGCGCCGGGCATTGGAGGCCGGCGTCACCGGGTATCTGTTGAAGGACTCGCCGGCCGCGACATTGGCGGACGCCATCCGCCGCGTGCATGCGGGCGGCCGAGCCATTGATCCCGAACTGGCGGCCGAAGCCTGGACCGAACCGGATGTGCTCACCGAGCGTGAACGGCAGGTATTGCGGTTGGCGGGCGAAGGGGCCACGTCCTCGGACATTGCCTACAAGCTGAGCCTATCCGAGGGCACGGTACGCAACTATCTCTCCGAAGCCATCAGTAAGTTGGGCGCGGCTAATCGCGTCGACGCGGCGCGCATCGCCCGGCAGCGCGGCTGGCTGTGA
- a CDS encoding sensor histidine kinase, giving the protein MPARTPTVIQLVGLGVTLGAVAVFSIFTLRQLDGLRRLESDSVDRSRRDSLQLIRIQNNLTQLGLALRDMAEGAEPYPLTGYKPEFDRMRGDLQDALSVEAQLMPATRTPAQQQMLNSAFARFWGEVDHLWTVAAQGQTNEARTLIRTRLESERSTMTTVIARLLVQNSEAEGAAVQQITEIYSRVEKNLYALLAAVVAAISITSVLVILHDRRVFAQLTRLSEERKELAGQVISVQEDVFRNLARELHDEFGQVLTAVGVMLQRVEKKLPEASKQREDIHEVREIANQTLERVRGMSQMLHPPVLDDYGLENSIEWYLRQFEKQTGFQVHYEKIGIGPWIGDTVAIHVYRILQEALNNVVRHSGTSEAWVNVAYAPTSLNLEVEDHGAGLEAKPARRGLGLIGMRERAELLGGQIEFQRPAEGGTRVKLVIPLPAGGVHE; this is encoded by the coding sequence ATGCCGGCGCGGACACCCACTGTCATCCAATTGGTCGGCCTCGGCGTCACGCTGGGGGCAGTGGCCGTCTTTTCCATCTTCACGCTGCGCCAGCTAGACGGCCTGCGCCGCCTGGAATCCGACAGCGTCGACCGCAGCCGCCGCGACTCTCTGCAACTCATTCGCATTCAGAACAACCTCACCCAGCTCGGCCTGGCCCTGCGCGACATGGCCGAGGGCGCCGAACCCTACCCGCTCACCGGCTACAAGCCCGAGTTCGACCGCATGCGCGGAGACCTCCAGGACGCCCTTTCCGTCGAGGCGCAACTGATGCCCGCCACCCGAACGCCCGCCCAGCAGCAGATGCTCAACAGCGCCTTCGCCCGCTTCTGGGGCGAAGTGGACCACCTCTGGACCGTCGCCGCTCAAGGCCAAACCAACGAGGCCCGGACTCTCATCCGCACGCGCCTGGAGTCGGAACGCTCCACCATGACCACCGTCATCGCCCGGTTGCTGGTCCAGAACAGTGAGGCCGAGGGCGCCGCTGTCCAGCAGATCACCGAGATCTACAGCCGTGTGGAGAAGAACCTCTATGCGTTGCTGGCCGCAGTGGTGGCCGCCATCTCCATTACCAGCGTCCTTGTCATTCTCCACGATCGCCGCGTCTTCGCCCAGCTCACGCGGCTCTCGGAAGAGCGCAAGGAGCTGGCCGGACAGGTGATCTCCGTGCAGGAGGACGTCTTCCGCAACCTTGCCCGCGAACTTCATGATGAGTTCGGCCAGGTCTTGACCGCGGTAGGCGTCATGCTGCAGCGCGTCGAGAAGAAACTACCCGAAGCGTCGAAACAGCGTGAAGACATTCACGAGGTGCGGGAGATTGCCAATCAAACGCTGGAACGGGTCCGCGGCATGTCGCAGATGCTGCATCCGCCGGTGCTCGACGACTATGGATTGGAGAACAGCATCGAGTGGTATCTGCGCCAGTTTGAGAAACAGACCGGATTTCAGGTCCACTATGAGAAGATCGGCATAGGTCCGTGGATCGGTGACACCGTGGCCATTCACGTCTACCGGATCCTGCAGGAGGCCCTGAACAACGTGGTGCGTCACTCTGGAACCAGCGAGGCGTGGGTCAACGTGGCCTATGCGCCCACTTCGCTCAACCTGGAGGTGGAAGACCACGGAGCGGGGCTGGAAGCCAAGCCCGCCCGTAGGGGGCTGGGGCTAATCGGCATGCGTGAACGCGCCGAGTTACTAGGCGGACAGATCGAGTTTCAAAGGCCGGCAGAGGGCGGAACCCGTGTGAAGCTGGTTATACCGCTGCCCGCGGGAGGTGTGCATGAGTGA
- a CDS encoding M3 family metallopeptidase, with protein sequence MSEANPLLGIRLPLPFDAVRPEHVKPAIEALIQQARTQLDELAATPGPRTYANTLAALDMAAEPLDVAVSVVRHLEGVVMTAELRAAWNAVQPEVSAFYSSIPLHEGLWKALQAYAATDDAKQLQGVRARFLKKTVEAFRRHGAELDEEGKRKLEALDIELAVITTKFAQNVLDATAAFEYYIEDEALLAGLPASAVAGARQAAEARGKQGWRFSLQAPSYLAVMTYLDAREIREKFYRAYSRRAAEPNSELIAKILDLRRAKARLLGFSTFADFNLVERMAKNGANAQTFVRDLRAKTEAAFHTENAALRQFAGQVSSGAVTALEPWDIAYYAEKQRASQYAFEEEDLRPYFSLEKVVAGMFDVVHRLYGITVVEGPKVPVWHPEVKYYEIRDEDGSLLSSFYADWFPRDTKRGGAWMDAFLTGSWAGSEWRPHIGLMCGNVTPPLGEAPALLTHREVETVFHEFGHLLHHSLSRVEVKSLSGTNVAWDFVELPSQIMENWCWERESLDMFARHWQTGETIPDALLEKMRAARTFRAANAQMRQLGFATVDLALHIDYDPATDGDPVKYGNRLLAAFAPAPFPEDYAMLAGFTHLFADPTGYGAGYYSYKWAEVLDADAFTRFKKEGLFSRETGRAFRDNILSRGDSEDPAVLFRGFMGRDPDPGALLTRLGLA encoded by the coding sequence GTGAGCGAAGCAAACCCCCTGCTGGGCATTCGACTGCCCCTCCCATTTGACGCGGTTCGCCCGGAGCATGTGAAGCCGGCGATCGAGGCTCTCATCCAACAGGCACGCACCCAACTGGACGAACTGGCGGCGACGCCGGGTCCGCGGACCTATGCGAATACGTTGGCCGCGCTCGACATGGCCGCGGAGCCGCTGGACGTGGCCGTCAGCGTGGTGCGCCATCTGGAGGGCGTGGTGATGACCGCGGAGTTGCGAGCCGCCTGGAACGCGGTGCAGCCCGAGGTGAGCGCGTTCTACTCCTCTATCCCGCTGCACGAGGGTTTGTGGAAGGCACTGCAGGCCTATGCGGCCACCGACGATGCAAAGCAGTTGCAGGGTGTGCGGGCACGATTTTTGAAGAAGACGGTGGAAGCCTTCCGGCGTCACGGCGCGGAGTTGGATGAAGAGGGCAAGCGTAAGCTGGAAGCCCTGGATATCGAACTGGCGGTGATCACAACGAAGTTCGCCCAGAACGTTCTGGATGCGACGGCCGCGTTTGAATACTACATCGAGGACGAAGCGCTGCTGGCCGGCCTGCCTGCCTCCGCCGTGGCTGGTGCTCGGCAAGCCGCCGAGGCGCGCGGCAAGCAGGGCTGGCGCTTCTCGTTGCAGGCACCCAGCTATCTTGCGGTGATGACCTATCTCGATGCCCGCGAGATTCGCGAGAAGTTCTACCGAGCCTATAGCCGCCGGGCAGCAGAGCCAAACAGCGAGTTGATCGCCAAGATCCTCGATCTGCGCCGTGCGAAAGCGCGGCTGTTGGGCTTTTCCACCTTCGCCGACTTCAATTTGGTCGAGCGCATGGCCAAGAATGGAGCGAATGCACAGACATTTGTGCGCGATCTTCGGGCGAAGACCGAGGCCGCGTTCCACACTGAAAATGCGGCCCTGCGCCAATTTGCCGGGCAGGTCTCCAGCGGTGCGGTGACTGCGCTGGAGCCATGGGACATCGCCTACTACGCCGAGAAACAGAGGGCGTCGCAGTACGCCTTCGAGGAAGAAGATCTGCGGCCTTACTTCTCATTGGAGAAGGTGGTCGCCGGCATGTTCGATGTGGTGCACCGCTTGTACGGCATCACCGTCGTGGAAGGGCCGAAGGTGCCGGTGTGGCATCCGGAGGTGAAGTACTACGAGATTCGCGACGAGGACGGCTCGTTGTTGAGTTCGTTCTACGCGGACTGGTTCCCGCGCGACACCAAGCGCGGCGGCGCCTGGATGGACGCCTTTCTCACAGGCAGTTGGGCCGGTAGTGAGTGGCGCCCACACATTGGTCTCATGTGCGGCAATGTTACTCCTCCGCTAGGTGAAGCGCCCGCACTGCTGACACATAGAGAAGTGGAGACCGTCTTCCACGAGTTCGGGCACCTGCTGCACCACAGCCTGAGCCGGGTGGAAGTGAAGAGTCTGTCCGGCACGAATGTGGCCTGGGACTTTGTCGAACTACCCAGCCAAATCATGGAGAACTGGTGTTGGGAGCGGGAATCGCTCGACATGTTCGCGCGGCACTGGCAGACCGGCGAGACGATTCCGGACGCGCTTCTGGAAAAGATGCGGGCCGCCCGCACGTTCCGCGCGGCCAATGCCCAGATGCGCCAACTCGGCTTCGCCACCGTGGACCTGGCGCTGCACATCGATTACGATCCCGCGACCGATGGCGACCCCGTAAAATATGGCAATCGCCTGCTGGCCGCTTTCGCGCCCGCGCCGTTTCCTGAGGACTACGCCATGCTGGCCGGGTTCACGCATCTCTTCGCTGACCCGACAGGCTATGGCGCGGGCTACTACAGCTATAAATGGGCGGAGGTGCTGGACGCGGACGCGTTCACGCGCTTCAAGAAAGAGGGATTGTTCTCCCGGGAGACGGGCCGGGCATTCCGGGACAACATCCTGTCGCGCGGCGACAGTGAGGATCCAGCCGTATTGTTCCGCGGCTTCATGGGCCGCGATCCCGATCCCGGCGCCCTTCTCACGAGGCTGGGCCTCGCATGA
- a CDS encoding CRTAC1 family protein, whose amino-acid sequence MRRRDFLGALAALAPPNASSDPGFRLRDVTRAAGIDFVHNSGAFGKKYLPETMGPGCAFLDYDNDGWQDILLVNSMDWPGHRRRRSTLKLYRNNRNGTFTDVTRAAGLDVEMYGLGVAVGDYNNDGFVDLFITCLGQSRLFQNTGRGTFVDVTVKAGLGGHDGFSTSALWFDYDRDGHLDLFVTNYVKWSERTDVFCSFDGKQKSYCTPEAYRGATCWLFRNRGDGTFEDVTAKAGLLDTSSKSLGVASLSYDNDGWPDLFVANDTQPNKLYRNQRNGTFSEVGVRAGLAFSEDGRARAGMGVDVADLDDSGLASIVVTNFDNEMLGLYRATKSGAFIDQAPKTNMGLATRRSLGFGCFFFDANLDGHLDLLVVNGHIDETISRARHDVTYAQSPHLFLNDGSGSFHDVANLLGAEFSKPKVARGAAFGDIHNDGAQDVLITTNNGPAYLFKNEQSGGNRWVRVKLIGTKSNRDAIGAVVKYEAADLRGSRTVKSGSSYLSQSETVLTFGLGPREKVDKLQVLWPSGRTEEYHALKAAQRYFITESKGIRPL is encoded by the coding sequence GTGCGACGGCGCGACTTTCTGGGCGCTCTGGCCGCCTTGGCCCCGCCCAACGCCAGTTCCGACCCCGGTTTCCGGCTGCGCGACGTCACTCGCGCCGCCGGCATCGACTTTGTCCACAACTCCGGTGCATTCGGAAAGAAGTATCTGCCCGAAACCATGGGCCCTGGCTGCGCCTTTCTCGACTACGACAACGACGGCTGGCAGGACATCCTGCTGGTCAACTCCATGGACTGGCCCGGCCACAGGCGCCGGCGGTCCACGCTGAAGCTCTATCGCAACAACCGCAACGGCACCTTCACCGATGTCACGCGCGCTGCTGGGCTCGATGTGGAAATGTACGGCCTGGGCGTGGCGGTCGGCGACTACAACAACGACGGCTTCGTCGACCTCTTCATCACGTGCCTCGGGCAAAGCCGGCTCTTCCAGAACACCGGTCGCGGCACCTTCGTCGATGTGACCGTCAAGGCCGGACTCGGAGGGCACGACGGCTTCTCCACGTCCGCCCTTTGGTTCGACTACGATCGCGACGGCCATCTCGACCTCTTTGTGACGAACTATGTCAAATGGTCGGAACGAACCGACGTCTTCTGCTCTTTCGACGGGAAGCAGAAGTCCTACTGCACTCCGGAGGCGTACCGCGGTGCCACCTGCTGGCTGTTCCGCAACCGCGGGGACGGCACCTTCGAGGACGTCACCGCCAAGGCGGGGCTGCTGGATACTTCCTCGAAGTCATTGGGCGTCGCCAGCCTGTCCTACGACAACGACGGTTGGCCCGATCTGTTCGTCGCCAACGACACCCAGCCCAACAAGCTCTATCGCAATCAGCGTAACGGTACCTTCAGTGAAGTGGGCGTCCGCGCGGGATTAGCCTTCAGTGAGGACGGCCGGGCGCGCGCCGGCATGGGCGTCGACGTGGCCGACCTCGACGACTCCGGCCTGGCCTCCATCGTCGTGACGAACTTCGACAATGAGATGCTGGGCCTCTACCGCGCCACCAAGTCTGGAGCCTTCATCGACCAGGCCCCAAAGACGAACATGGGTCTCGCCACGCGCCGCTCGCTGGGCTTCGGCTGTTTCTTCTTCGACGCCAACCTCGACGGCCACCTCGACCTGCTCGTCGTCAACGGCCACATCGACGAGACCATCTCCCGAGCGCGGCACGACGTCACTTACGCCCAGTCGCCGCATCTCTTCCTCAACGACGGCAGCGGGAGTTTCCATGACGTGGCGAATCTCCTCGGCGCGGAATTCTCCAAGCCGAAGGTAGCCCGTGGTGCCGCATTCGGCGACATCCACAACGATGGCGCTCAGGATGTGTTGATCACCACGAATAACGGGCCGGCCTATCTCTTCAAGAATGAACAGTCCGGCGGCAATCGATGGGTGCGTGTGAAGCTCATCGGGACGAAGTCGAACCGCGACGCGATCGGAGCGGTAGTGAAGTACGAGGCGGCCGATCTGCGAGGCTCTCGCACCGTGAAGTCGGGATCCAGCTACCTGTCGCAATCTGAGACGGTCCTGACCTTTGGGCTCGGGCCCCGGGAAAAAGTGGACAAACTGCAGGTTCTTTGGCCTAGCGGACGCACGGAAGAGTACCATGCTCTGAAGGCTGCTCAACGGTACTTTATTACCGAAAGTAAGGGCATTCGGCCGCTGTAG
- a CDS encoding Gfo/Idh/MocA family oxidoreductase: MTIINRREFLGAAAAASNLLAQDRKLRLGLIGCGWFGGVDSAAAIAAGGVEFVGLCDVDSAHLDEMSAAIEKQQGSKPKGFKHYKDLLAMDGLDGLLIATPPHWHALPFIAACERKLPIYCEKPLAYDIREGRAMANAWKKAGNIVQIGFQRRQSEAYHSVADYIASGAPGKIIQVDVNIHYTAQPLDNKPQDPPATLDWDLWCGPAPKLPYSPNIGHKSWRLEETTGNGHLVDWGIHLIDATRMMLAETMPTRITAMGGLYEYKGRITTPDTLTAHFEFSKCPVVWRHRLWGAVERDPEFSNGVTFFGEKETIFVTDGRWIVMPKGRNAERRVTEVKSANELSQRHVTEWINAVRAGKQPSVSPDEAFRSTATVQLGMISYKTGRTIQWDMASEKLLNDPAANKLLARAYRAPYKHPGA, from the coding sequence ATGACCATCATCAACCGCCGTGAATTCCTGGGTGCGGCCGCCGCCGCTTCCAACTTGTTGGCGCAGGACAGGAAGTTGAGACTGGGCCTCATCGGATGCGGCTGGTTTGGCGGAGTCGACTCCGCCGCCGCCATCGCTGCCGGCGGCGTCGAATTCGTCGGCCTGTGCGATGTCGACTCGGCTCACCTGGACGAGATGAGCGCAGCCATCGAGAAGCAGCAGGGCTCCAAGCCAAAAGGCTTCAAACACTACAAGGATCTGCTCGCCATGGACGGCCTCGACGGTCTGCTCATCGCCACGCCGCCGCACTGGCACGCCCTGCCGTTCATCGCCGCCTGTGAACGCAAGCTCCCCATCTATTGCGAGAAGCCGCTGGCCTACGACATCCGCGAAGGCCGCGCCATGGCCAACGCTTGGAAGAAGGCTGGCAACATCGTCCAGATCGGCTTCCAGCGCCGGCAAAGTGAGGCATATCACTCCGTGGCCGACTACATCGCCTCGGGCGCGCCGGGCAAGATCATCCAGGTAGACGTCAACATTCACTACACCGCCCAGCCGCTCGACAACAAGCCGCAGGATCCACCAGCCACCCTCGACTGGGATCTCTGGTGCGGGCCCGCGCCCAAGCTGCCTTACTCGCCCAACATCGGCCACAAATCCTGGCGCCTGGAGGAGACCACCGGCAACGGCCACCTGGTCGACTGGGGGATCCACCTGATCGATGCCACCCGCATGATGCTGGCCGAAACGATGCCCACGCGCATCACGGCGATGGGCGGTCTCTACGAATACAAGGGCCGCATCACCACGCCCGATACGCTCACCGCGCACTTCGAGTTCAGTAAGTGCCCCGTCGTGTGGCGTCACCGTCTGTGGGGCGCCGTGGAGCGCGACCCGGAATTCTCGAACGGCGTGACCTTCTTCGGCGAGAAGGAGACGATCTTCGTCACCGACGGCCGCTGGATCGTCATGCCGAAGGGCAGAAATGCCGAGCGCCGCGTCACCGAGGTGAAGTCCGCCAACGAACTCAGCCAGCGGCATGTGACGGAGTGGATCAACGCAGTGCGCGCCGGCAAGCAGCCTTCGGTTTCACCAGACGAAGCCTTCCGCTCCACGGCCACCGTGCAGTTGGGCATGATCTCCTACAAGACCGGCCGCACCATTCAGTGGGACATGGCATCGGAGAAGCTGCTGAACGATCCGGCGGCCAATAAGCTATTGGCGCGCGCCTACCGTGCGCCCTACAAGCACCCCGGTGCCTAG
- a CDS encoding sensor histidine kinase, translating to MPYLWLVYSLPFLLTPAFGGNGLWDWITTLSAYAVFLAAYFRGYWVRGWQLPAIIGVFCLLAIVFAKGNSSALVFFVYAASFTPELGEPRKGWLGLGLVMAIELATVTLLGMHWHRWLAPAIFTPLVGLMVMHYSQRRRLTLRLLQTQGELARMAQIAERERIARDLHDLLGHTLSVIVLKSELASRVAESDTRRAIDEIRDVERISREALAEVRAAVRGYRSAGLAAEVESARQALRSAGIELECDLGSGPLPAAQEGVLAMAIREACTNVVRHAKATRCRLALRRGPCQYELEIADDGQGGTPREGAGLSGMRERVEALGGTLEHDGSSGMRLLLRLPLEAA from the coding sequence ATGCCTTACCTGTGGCTGGTTTACTCACTGCCCTTCCTGTTGACTCCGGCCTTCGGGGGCAATGGCTTGTGGGATTGGATCACCACCCTCTCGGCCTATGCCGTTTTCCTGGCCGCCTATTTCCGCGGCTACTGGGTGCGCGGCTGGCAGTTGCCCGCCATCATCGGCGTGTTCTGCCTGTTGGCCATCGTGTTCGCCAAAGGCAATTCGTCGGCGTTGGTATTCTTCGTTTACGCTGCATCGTTCACGCCGGAATTGGGGGAACCCCGCAAGGGCTGGCTGGGTCTGGGCCTCGTGATGGCCATCGAGCTGGCAACCGTCACACTGCTCGGGATGCACTGGCATCGATGGTTGGCCCCGGCCATATTCACTCCCCTGGTTGGGTTGATGGTAATGCACTACTCCCAGCGGCGGCGGCTGACTTTGCGCCTGCTGCAGACGCAGGGCGAATTGGCGCGGATGGCCCAGATTGCCGAGCGGGAACGCATTGCGCGCGATCTGCACGATCTGCTGGGCCACACCCTATCGGTGATCGTGCTCAAGTCCGAACTGGCCTCGCGGGTGGCCGAAAGCGACACACGGCGGGCGATCGACGAGATTCGTGACGTCGAACGGATTTCGCGGGAAGCGCTGGCCGAAGTGCGCGCGGCTGTTCGCGGCTACCGTTCGGCGGGCCTGGCCGCGGAGGTGGAGAGTGCGCGGCAGGCGTTGCGATCGGCCGGTATCGAACTGGAGTGTGATCTGGGCAGCGGCCCCCTGCCGGCGGCTCAGGAAGGCGTGCTGGCGATGGCTATCCGCGAAGCCTGTACCAACGTCGTGCGCCACGCTAAGGCGACCCGATGCCGCCTAGCCTTGCGGCGCGGCCCCTGCCAATACGAACTGGAGATCGCCGACGACGGCCAGGGCGGCACGCCGCGCGAGGGTGCCGGCCTCAGCGGCATGCGCGAACGGGTGGAGGCGTTGGGAGGTACTTTGGAACACGACGGATCCAGCGGCATGCGACTGCTGCTCCGCTTACCGTTGGAGGCAGCTTGA